The Dioscorea cayenensis subsp. rotundata cultivar TDr96_F1 chromosome 8, TDr96_F1_v2_PseudoChromosome.rev07_lg8_w22 25.fasta, whole genome shotgun sequence genome segment TCAGTAACAACATTTGCTGGAAtggatattaaaatattcatacTACCAGAATTCAAGGTGGAAACCAAATTACTAGAAATAGTGAGCAAAAATTAACCATAAAATGTAAATATGAAACATGAAAGATTAGTATCatgaagaaacaaaacaaaataaaataatataaatatagctTCAACTAGTATACCCTACAAGGTATTTCTCAGAGATCATAACACAGTAACATGTTTCCAATAACCAAAACGAGCATCatcaatcaatgatatcaaatctCAAAAACTACATGTAACATGTAGCATAAGGTAGTGTAGATGAAGATAAATTTCTTTGCATCAGAACTACAGGACCATCAAAGTGATGAGAAGAAAAGCAGATTTTTCAAGTTCATTCCACATGAATTCAAACCAGACATGAAATTAGTTAAAAGGCAAGAGATTATCTAGCATgacatataaaatttcaaacaagaaaagattaataaacaaactaaaaaatcaCACAGTAGAAATTTCACAGCATAAAATTTGTGACTTTGAAGCCTAAACAAACACACCAAGCTAAACCCTGAATCCAGGATCATGACACTGTCACCAAAAAGCATCATCATGCCAACAACCAGACTTCAAACACCATCAAACAATGTTATGAAAACTCAATCATCCAAAAACTACATGACAAATTGACAAGAATCACAAGTTGCTCATTCTCAAACTCTAAAAATGACTCAAAAACCAAAATGTTCacatcttcaaaaataaaatttcaagttcACACAAAGAAACAATTTTGTTCAcattgtaaagaaaaaaaattaaaaaaaccatatacTAGAAGTTTTCACAGCATAAAAGTTGTAAATTTGAAGCCTATAAACTCCAAGCTAAATCCCAAATCCATGATCATAACACACTGTTGCCACTAAGCATCACCTCAACAACCAAATTTCAAGCACAAGCAAACAACATTATTGAATCTCAATCATCCGATAACAATATGGAAAATTTATAAACAAGTATCACAAGTCCCTCATTCTCAGATTCTAAAAACGActcaaaaaaaacaagaaaaagttcgcatccttgaaaaataaaaactcaaaattcatgcaaagaaacaattttttttttcgcaTTAAAAACATCATAAAACTACAAACATCGATAACCATTACTGATAATCAAAAGACGATACGGAACTGAGGGGCATCGGCACCGGCTGCCGGAAGTATCTCCCAGCGGCAAGGCTCAAGCTCATCAGATACGGGGCAATACCCCGCCAACGTGACCCGATCACCGGATGCCACAGCGGAGCCAAACTCAAAAACCGTCACGTCAGCCGGCCGCCGAACCTCCACCGCCCCATTCAACCCCAATACCTCCTTCGCCTCCAGCTTCCCCAGGGGCTCGCCCTTCACCGCCGGAGCCGGCCCCTTTCTCCCCGTCAGCCATGACAGCAAACCCATCGGCGAAGAGGAGTTAGGGCTTTGAACACAGTCGCGCTCGAATGGATATGGGATAGAGAAACTATTTGGATATCAAGTCATACCCGATACCCGATACCCGATACCCGATATCGAATTAGATTCGGGTCTGGATTGTCAAAAGATCCGATACTGAATCAAACCCGTTAGCTCTCATCTTATTAGTTTAGCATAAGTAGTCctaaattatgattattattgaaATGTTATTTTAAGTGAgtatgtttataattttcttttaccaTTTCATTCCAAGGCAATTTGTTAGAGAAAAGTAATATTTACTTAACATATTTCCAAATAGTATCAGCTTTTCAGGTGATGGTGCAAAGGTAAATTATAGTGATCAATTATGTGATAATGGTAAATTAAATCGAGGTAGAGATTTGTGAAGATGTTCTGAtcactcaaaacaaaaattgagaTTAATGCTAAAACCAGTTTAATGAAACATTACTACGTTCTATCTCGCAAGACCATTCACTGGAAGTAGAGAGAGTGACTGATATGAATGTCACATTATTTCTGGCTATGAAACCATGATGTTTAAGTATAAAAACACTCaatttagtaaattattaaaaaaatatattggtatattttttaaatatattttacaatatatattaatatatttttcgtTTACCATTTCCCCTCCCTCCTTACCATTACTAGCACCACTCTCAAAGTTGTAAgcatttttgaaatatatatatttatatatattattaattattaaaaagcagactgattaattatataaataatagtagGGCCATTGGTCACATATCTCAAGCATGGCCTGAGAGGCAAAATAGATGAGAAGTATGAATCTTGTTACTTAAATTtcagagagatttttttttaataataaatatatatagcaaaaacaaaacaaaggtgggggatttgattaaaaagccATGTGATTCATGATGAATCCATAACTAGTTGTACTAAGTACATGCAAACTCTAATGAGAAGAGATGGAGTGGGTCACAAGCAAAATGGAAGAGTGACAAGGAaccatttcttttaatttctctaACACCAAGCAAGCACATATACCAAAACTATAGCAGGAGAAAGAACCACAACATTGATTAACTAAGTCATTACTAACAAAGCTCTTAATCATCTCCATCACTTTTCTCTCTGTTTATTGATATGTATGGAATTAAAAAGGAAGGAGGAATCAGTAAAAGCTTGATGATGCACCTGCtttaattctaattatttcTAATATGGAGTTGGCTTATAAGGATCAAGAGCATCACAAGACTCAACAAATGCTTCTTCCCTGAAAATGGAGGAGCTCAAGAAACAGAGTTTGAGACTGATTTACCTGCTGATTTCCTTGTCCATTCTCTGTCATTCTGGTAAAGTGCATGAACACATTGTTCactattgttgttgttcttcttcttcctgtttgtttaactttcaatcTTCTATTGAACTAATTTCAATTGTTTCTGCAATGCAAACACAGAGGCAAGAAGAAGTTCGCGAGGATCAGGATCGAAGAAGATTAAAGCATTGACACATTTGAGCAGTTACAGATACAGCTACAATTACTACTCACCAGATTCATTGCCACCATATGACGAAGTGATGGGACCATCTTCATCGCCGGAGACCAACCTGCCTTACTGTTTTAATCCACCAATCAGTCCAATGCCACCACCTTCGACCTTTGCAACTCCACCGCCACCTGAACTGATCTATGGCGCACCTCCAGGCATTGTGCCAAATCCACCATTGTATCCACCAATCCCTCCTATCACTGTACCGAGTCCGCCAGAGTATGTGCCAAACCCTCCGGTTATTATACCGAATCCACCAGAAATCATACCAAATCCTCCTGTCATCTTTCCAAATCCGCCCGGGTATGTGCCAAACCCTCCTGAGATCATTCCAAATCCACCTGGGTATGTGCCAATCCCTCCAGTGACACTGCCAAGTCCACCGGAGTACATACCAACCCCTCCAGAGACAGTACCAAGTCCACCGGAGTATGTCCCAACCCCTCCGGAGACAGTGCCAAGTCCACCAGAGTTTACCCCAACCCCTCCAGTGACAGAGCCAAGTCCACCGGAGTATATACCTCCAGTGACAGTGCCAAGTCCACCGGAGTATATACCAACCCCTCCCATCACCACCCCAAGTCCCCCAGCATACATACCAAACCCCCCGGTGACAGTACCAAGCCCTCCCGAGTATGTACCTGGACCACCATTCTATTTACCTCCAGTTGTTTATCCACCACCAACAGTACCCCCACCGCCCACCCGTGGAACAGGGCCACCATTGTGGTGTGTCGCAAGACCAACGGTGCCAGATCCGATACTGCTAGAAGCCATGAATTATGCTTGTGGCTCAGGAGCAGATTGCGATGCCATACAACCTAGTGGGGCTTGCTTTGAGCCTGATACATTGATCTCGCATGCCTCTTATGCCTTCAATAGCTTCTGGCAAAGGACTAAGGGTGCCGGAAGTAGTTGTGACTTTGGTGGCACTGCAATGCTCATCACAAAAAATCCAAGTACGTATATATGACCCCTAACACAAACATCTTCTAATTATCCCTAGACCAACCTCACAATTACAGGcacaaaaaaaccaaacacaagatgAAATTATCTCTGATATAAAACATAGATGTAATGTAATCCTATAGCATCTTCAAATTGTGCTCTGGATTTCATTTTTGACCTAAACAAAAAACATGCATTAAATTATTGTGATTGAATTCACAGTTTCTAAAACCCTTTTCTTTGTCTAATTCCAGGTTTCGATGGCTGTCATTTCGTTCTCAACTGAAACACTTGTTAAGAAATGGTCAGCTGTCAACTACATACCATAACAGGGCCAATAGAATGCccgttttgttttttttttctcttatttttcaagatACCTGCTGCTAGATAAActagaattttgatttgattgttaAAATGTAGTGTCTAAAGGAAAGTAAACTTTCAtgtttgatattaattattatgtattGCCCTGGCATTATTCTACTTTTCTTCCTAATATGTAGcagcattttaaaattttcaataagaTTGCTTCTTAGTTCTTCCATACAATACCCTACTCGATAAAAACATCACTCTAAAAGTTCTAATTGCAATACAAATCTAGTTCCACAAAGAACTTCTCCCACTTAAACAGATTGAGGAAGTATCTGAATCTATAGTTTATACTAATGCCAAAAGGAACCATGCCTAAGACACCATCATCTACAGTTCAATGTCTAAAAAACTTCAAGTAGATcatctattaaaaattttacattccTAGAGCAGTTCATAGAAGACAGCTTAACAGAAAAGGGTATGTCAACAAATATACCGCAACATTACTATGTTACCATTTAGCAAAGCAAAACACAGACAGAAGCAGTATGAAGGCAAAAGTCACAGTGACGGTGCTTTGAATATGAAGAAGTATTAATCTGTGAAGGAAACTTTCAATGATTAGGTGGGACACATTCCCATCTATCCCAATGATTTCAGAATGAAAGAAACAAAGGTAGCAGCTGTGAATAAACCATCTTTCTGATTTCACTTTTGATCGGAAGAATTTTTCTCGAAATTCTTAAGCCCCAATCTAAATTTTTCGAGGTTCACACCATTATCCACCAAAATGCTTGTTACTCCCATATTAGATACCTGAAAAGATTTGAAGTAATACAATGTAAGGGAAAATCTAACTGGTTGGATTTTCGCAATGTCTAAAATGAATCACTTAATCGCAGAAGTCTGTTGAGATGAatctcaatttatatatatatatatatatatatatatatatataatacaaaaatgGAGGAAAAACCAGAAGTTTAATGCAGTTTGCGAAGTGGCAAAGAAGGGAGAATGAGAAAGAGAAAAGTGTAAAACAGttatttgcaaaaatattttaattaaattatggtaattaacattaaagattgaaaattattttaaaaaaattgaaagacaaATAAGGTATTGAAAAACCAGATGGATTTTTTTAGGTGTTTCAAAGTATTACACGAGGAGATGTACTAGATAACTAAAAGAATTTTGACAAGATCATAGGATTAGTGCATTTGGCTACCGCTTCAATGTTCCTGTATTCATCATCAAAGAAGAGCATCGACTTGAAAGGTACACCCGTCCTCCGAAAGATTCTTTGAAAGTGCTCAGTCTTATGAGACCAGCTGGAGAATATTTCCTGTCACaagtataaaacataaaataattacttttaGATGTAAACATAAATCTATCATTAAATAAAGGGAGCATCCTAAACACCTATTAAAGATGAATTTATATTAGGTTGCTCAGTCCAACCCCATGTTTTCTAGGTTGAGCTAATGAAATTACCCATAAACTGACCCATAGATATCACTCCAATCACACTTGGATACCCTAAATGATTCTTCATATATGTTTGCTGTAATGCACTAGATAAGAGGTTAATAATGAAGGGCAAAATCAAGAACTGGACCCATCAATTGCGCTGATGTATTGGTTTGATGCTTGACATAacatttataataatgtctGTCTGGCATGCTTTCAAGTGAAAGCTCAAATAAAAGCTTTTCAAGAACAATGGCTCATATTCATACATATGAACTAGGAAGTTAGATAAGCAAACAGAAAACTTGTCAGGCAAGCATTAACATTAGTAAACAATCATAAAATTACAAATGTGTCAATGATGCTCTGTACTTGAATGCAAAAAATAAGCATCTGTCCTGTGATAAAAGCTTGTAACCAAACTCTCTTAACTAAGCAGTTAAATGAGTAAGAAGATTTCAACAACCAACACAATTAAAAccttttatatacatatatatttcatcATCTCAATTTCAGTCTGCTTGTTAATGAATAGATATGAAAAATGTCTTCATAAGACAAACCTGAGCCACAAATAACGATTTGATTTCCAATTTATCAAGAAAAGCTTTTGCAATGTCAGGAGTTGGAGAACGCGACGCAATTGCTACATCAACTCCTTTCTCCTTGAGAGCATATAAGATTCCCTTAGCATGAGGATATGGAGATGGTGTTTCTCTTTTGGATCGGCATTCACTGGTTAtagattaaagaaaaacaaaagcatcaaatgcaacacaaaCTCCAATTATAAGAAATTATACATTTAGCAACATGAGAAGACTCATAAACAGGTCATCATTACGAAAGCAGCAAAAACCCGAGATAAACCAGCATATAAAAGATTGATATACAAAAATATCAGTCTTCCGTGAACTAGCATAAAGAAGGCTCTATCAGAAATACTCCAGACTAATCAAAAATCCATCAATCGAAAATTagggcattctaaaaaaaaaagagggcaTATTCGAGAGCATATTGACATCTCAACAATACCCTGTTCCAATTTGAAGAATCATAACAagtaaacaaaagaagaaaaaaagatcgAAGCTTTTCCATTATCAAAGGAAGATTGAAGGTCAAAATCCTTCAAAACTCACCAGTAGAAAGGCCAGAGGGTGTAATCCAGATCAAAGACGACCAAGCGAGGGATAGCCTGGAAGAGGCCAAGGATCTCCAGCGCCTGGTTCTTCACCCTCTCGTCTCCCATCTCCctctcttcctcttctcccGAAGAGAACCACAGGCCTTGCAACTATTTCAGCTTTCCATACATAGGGCTCAAATGTGTGAAGGTGAACCAATGAAAGGTCTTTGAAACCGAGGGGTATTttcgtcaaaaaaaaaaatctaaccaTCACTTGGATTCTCATGCAATCTAACACAACTACTTGGTCTCCATCCAAGTACAACCATGTCTCTTATTCACACTTCCTTCATCCATGGAACTCCTCACCTTAGCACTACAATCCAATCTCCCAATCCCTGCATATATATGGCACAACAAAGCTCTGAATCCATTCTCCTCTGAATCAAGCTCAAGTAGATTGCTTGCAGCTAACTCTCCCTCACTAACATCTCCATGAATCCTGGAAGCACCAAGCAATGCACCCCAAACATTAGTACCAGGCTTAACAGGCATTGTCTCAGCAATGCACCTGGCCTCACTGATGTACCCTGCACGAGCTAAGAGATCCACTAGACTGCCATAGTTCTCTTCTCTTGGTTTAATCCCATATTCTCTTGTCATGACATCAAAATACCGAAGCCCAGCCTCGACGAGACCAGAGTGACTGCATGCTGATATTAGAGCAACAAATGTGATGTGATCTGGTTCTGTATTCTTCTCCATGACCATTCTGTTGAAAACATCAATGGCTGCATGTGGTT includes the following:
- the LOC120266946 gene encoding magnesium-dependent phosphatase 1, producing the protein MGDERVKNQALEILGLFQAIPRLVVFDLDYTLWPFYCECRSKRETPSPYPHAKGILYALKEKGVDVAIASRSPTPDIAKAFLDKLEIKSLFVAQEIFSSWSHKTEHFQRIFRRTGVPFKSMLFFDDEYRNIEAVSNMGVTSILVDNGVNLEKFRLGLKNFEKNSSDQK
- the LOC120266947 gene encoding uncharacterized protein LOC120266947, which codes for MGLLSWLTGRKGPAPAVKGEPLGKLEAKEVLGLNGAVEVRRPADVTVFEFGSAVASGDRVTLAGYCPVSDELEPCRWEILPAAGADAPQFRIVF
- the LOC120266945 gene encoding extensin; translated protein: MEELKKQSLRLIYLLISLSILCHSEARRSSRGSGSKKIKALTHLSSYRYSYNYYSPDSLPPYDEVMGPSSSPETNLPYCFNPPISPMPPPSTFATPPPPELIYGAPPGIVPNPPLYPPIPPITVPSPPEYVPNPPVIIPNPPEIIPNPPVIFPNPPGYVPNPPEIIPNPPGYVPIPPVTLPSPPEYIPTPPETVPSPPEYVPTPPETVPSPPEFTPTPPVTEPSPPEYIPPVTVPSPPEYIPTPPITTPSPPAYIPNPPVTVPSPPEYVPGPPFYLPPVVYPPPTVPPPPTRGTGPPLWCVARPTVPDPILLEAMNYACGSGADCDAIQPSGACFEPDTLISHASYAFNSFWQRTKGAGSSCDFGGTAMLITKNPSFDGCHFVLN